In a genomic window of Brettanomyces nanus chromosome 1, complete sequence:
- a CDS encoding uncharacterized protein (EggNog:ENOG41) gives MREFRLHDIVLYFILVAIYMVSNYPVQAVIAYFARNIIFFLHLALDIAIKGYIEPLNAKDNVSQKGTLYQHILTRVFRSFIERIHSFSKADPSYSFVADEVWKRWFDIRSFVQCHNGVDLSRYENAPEGIWIRKNFRPEGDPVDLILIYVPNIAVFGSQPYIYLEYLATLHGLLMLQGFDNPAIIITKFPENLSIQDYQQHIEYLTEVWTNIKRNAPPDTQIVLYGDSIGATLILSFLLASASRQDLGKPAAAILVSPIPIWQLYHNTNLSRAANLDFVTGPAIENALRWCLPEKEIKDFGLSSISGVELWKQSLPQKGVVITWGSDEYVSNEIENLGQLLSKCGRVKLWKRRDATHCWPIMSFLTEDSQSEKEDSCFIIAGIISRIALWDTPKYLDPVSLREPMNVLTIDDHHV, from the exons ATGAGGGAATTCAGACTACATGATATAGTACTATATTTCATTCTTGTGGCCATTTATATGGTTTCAAACTATCCAGTTCAAGCAGTGATAGCATACTTCGCAAGAAACATCATCTTTT TTTTACATCTTGCTCTAGATATTGCTATCAAGGGATACATCGAACCTTTGAATGCCAAAGATAATGTATCGCAGAAGGGTACCCTTTATCAGCACATTCTCACCAGAGTGTTTAGATCAttcattgaaagaattcACAGCTTCAGTAAGGCAGACCCCAGCTATTCTTTTGTTGCCGACGAGGTCTGGAAAAGATGGTTTGATATTCGATCCTTTGTACAATGTCATAATGGTGTTGACCTGAGCCGTTATGAAAATGCACCAGAAGGAATATGGATTCGCAAAAACTTCCGTCCTGAAGGTGACCCAGTAGATCTCATCTTGATATATGTCCCAAATATTGCCGTATTTGGTAGTCAGCCCTACATATATCTAGAATACTTGGCCACTCTTCATGGATTGCTTATGCTCCAAGGATTTGACAACCCAGCAATTATAATTACAAAATTTCCCGAGAATCTTAGCATACAGGACTACCAACAGCACATAGAGTATCTTACAGAAGTTTGGACAAATATAAAACGAAATGCGCCTCCAGATACCCAAATAGTCCTATATGGTGATTCCATAGGTGCTACACTCATCCTcagttttcttcttgccaGTGCTAGTCGTCAAGATCTTGGCAAACCGGCTGCAGCAATTCTTGTTTCTCCAATACCGATATGGCAATTATACCACAATACCAATCTCTCACGCGCTGCAAACTTGGATTTTGTTACCGGTCCTGCTATCGAAAATGCTCTCAGATGGTGCTTACCGGAAAAGGAAATTAAGGATTTCGGCCTTTCTAGCATATCGGGAGTTGAATTATGGAAGCAGTCTCTGCCCCAAAAAGGTGTAGTAATTACATGGGGAAGTGATGAGTACGTTTCCAATGAAATTGAGAATCTTGGTCAACTGCTTTCTAAGTGTGGTAGAGTTAAACTATGGAAGAGGAGAGATGCTACTCACTGTTGGCCTATTATGTCTTTCTTGACAGAAGATTCTCAAAGCGAGAAGGAAGATAGTTGTTTTATAATTGCTGGAATCATATCCAGAATAGCCCTTTGGGATACTCCCAAATACTTAGATCCTGTATCTTTGCGTGAGCCGATGAATGTGCTAACCATAGATGATCATCATGTATGA
- a CDS encoding uncharacterized protein (BUSCO:EOG09341XGU) — MATATTAVKAGARTGFLASTRKHLFGYGKRRISTSSSSGPTELKKRRKKFRSFFTLTTIAVIFFGVVSRYEYVDYDDLEEVDDETANEYRKKKQPIRPSNILLYIYSRLPFNAISRLWGRFNRLNLPEWLREPGFSFYAKLFGVNMDEMADPDLRHYHNLSEFFYRSIRPETRPIDPDAQLTSPCDGRIIKLGLVENGEIEQVKGMTYKVEALLGTTDSKKLAGPIKAIEYPIQTSKNDEIFSKFLKDYEQHDHTAHVNQLVKYKEEGDKALYRSSISQIIKISSKIYQPHPDESHRLYYAVIYLDPGDYHHFHSPANWVATTRRHFAGELYSVAPYFQRSLNNLFVLNERVSLLGYWRHGFFSLTPVGATNVGSIKVNFDKDLSTNMSYINTDYPEGENKSFQRRLNRKKVKKNTCYEATYRKASKILEGQPLFKGDEMGGFMLGSTVVLCFEAPASFQFKMKEGEQVLVGQRFGCFPKSNDDAATVED; from the coding sequence ATGGCAACTGCGACGACAGCAGTGAAGGCAGGTGCAAGAACTGGATTTCTTGCCAGTACGAGGAAGCACTTGTTCGGTTATGGAAAACGTCGTATATCTACTTCTTCCAGTTCTGGGCCTactgaattgaagaaaaggcGAAAGAAATTCCGCAGTTTTTTCACTCTTACTACGATTGccgtcatcttctttggtgtTGTGAGTAGATACGAATATGTTGACTATGACGACTTGGAAGAGGTCGATGATGAAACTGCCAATGAGTataggaagaagaagcagccTATTAGACCGTCAAATATCTTGCTCTATATCTACTCTAGACTCCCATTCAATGCGATTTCCCGACTGTGGGGTCGGTTTAATCGTCTTAACCTGCCTGAATGGCTTAGAGAACCTGGATTCAGCTTTTACGCTAAACTCTTCGGTGTTAACATGGACGAGATGGCAGATCCCGATTTACGGCATTATCATAACTTGTCCGAGTTTTTTTATAGAAGTATCCGTCCAGAAACGAGACCTATAGATCCGGATGCTCAGCTTACTTCTCCTTGTGATGGTCGTATCATAAAATTGGGACTTGTTGAAAACGGTGAAATTGAGCAGGTTAAGGGGATGACCTATAAAGTAGAAGCACTTTTAGGAACCACAGATTCCAAGAAACTCGCCGGTCCAATTAAGGCTATCGAGTATCCTATTCAAACTTCCAAGAATGACGAGATATTTTCTAAATTTCTCAAAGATTACGAGCAGCATGATCATACTGCTCACGTTAACCAGTTGGTGAAATATAAAGAGGAAGGTGATAAGGCATTATATCGTTCTTCTATCTCTCAGATCATTAAGATTTCAAGTAAGATTTATCAACCTCATCCTGATGAATCTCATAGATTATACTATGCTGTCATCTATCTAGATCCTGGTGATTATCATCACTTTCATTCCCCTGCTAATTGGGTTGCCACCACGCGCCGCCACTTTGCTGGTGAACTATACTCCGTGGCTCCATATTTCCAACGTTCTTTGAACAACTTGTTTGTCTTGAATGAAAGAGTTTCCCTATTGGGGTATTGGAGGCATGGGTTTTTCAGTCTGACTCCTGTGGGTGCAACCAATGTTGGCTCTATAAAGGTGAATTTCGATAAGGATCTTAGTACTAATATGTCGTATATCAATACTGATTATCCAGAGGGAGAGAATAAGAGTTTTCAACGTCGTCTTAATCGAaaaaaggtgaaaaagaatACTTGTTACGAGGCCACCTATAGAAAGGCATCCAAAATTTTAGAAGGCCAACCTCTCTTTAAGGGTGATGAAATGGGAGGGTTCATGCTGGGATCCACAGTGGTTCTTTGCTTTGAGGCACCTGCCAGCTTTCAGTTCAAAATGAAAGAGGGTGAGCAAGTTCTAGTTGGCCAAAGGTTTGGTTGCTTCCCCAAGTCAAACGATGACGCCGCTACCGTTGAAGACTAG
- a CDS encoding uncharacterized protein (BUSCO:EOG0934042Q): MSARVVCYDMHLDLGSISSRVIDEMFLGRNYKVIVTGPNELLLVQGPCVICTHGTIITRRLNFETDVVDCFYTTFNSVQKGNMMQSKTADFNEHLEKALVVVFKDQIRVYSKKGSSKVVSLPFHIKRAFAYQNGIVINKVPEPAGTAQLSTPTSSSTFFSPEINFLTMLDPLDDPGMIASSSITSFSSKEELISFPAKSSYCLATLFNSLEHTVNVYHVRYLSTSRGSRKKPASYPGIRKSSTRTISSASVGGGNAGKALTPSTNRTADDESKQFRSASTMSYDRMASGSEFVFDANTSQHGVSPLDIQRLHKDIIFTRLNAFSFKADKFHLKIFNVSYQNEEILVVCNTVAKSVEFLTYSNPGNVVSLPTYKSTYSMDGWDAVLFGETSGHAGYVVLLRNPSEIVLFNPFMKSMSPTINLSSRFPPICSLDGCYDSTILIYCEDGKHYKVDLNVKPLHKLVCTLLEAIKYIANSSIYESFWLQWCGNKFLDIPCSDDWKVFVVTLLSSTSLPEMIEKSDSTINRNEITKLLPYSLIARTGNSITAFDSLKGMPGNYLLDSLLPVIVLSIHLIREDLRLNTLTVDSNSKLAVFLAQLASWMGWSEKWCRNYMVDPRFIDRQTRIQMAQPIAVPPNLFQSLSSLFTSTIVPYVTFSQLVEEDESIDELIIPRTFYILRLFEVLISPQFRTEDLIRMMTDYDITRMTLETYPAGIYAILKNKIAVYQKGIKYQWNLDSDELRLIDRKDLFQFEDPDFSKNLLSAQISARNSKNSGAKEMPQILKYVNDNEVLSAWDGQAEADKFHVTRLIFSEDRRFYEVTRLLQTSRVQTAVLKFASSVAENDRLTKQRALGAKIALRTLSMPIGRGAVFFSSRKPLMTEKFPIPKMNFNALILPDMISVSLEKDSVDSYLYDWGYFHNGVSAGLMCSRDFKDISGSWIVFNRPQTLNAQHAGFLLGLGLNGHLKKLEEWHIYNYLGPKHSYTSIGLLLGMAASLRGTMDIKMTKVLSVHVVALLPPGSTDLNVQLPVQTAGIIGIGLLYLGSQHRRMTEMLLSQISSVLNITDKKRVNEGYRLASGVSLGYINLGAGEYLKDNTDTHVIDQLFSLATLIRDIETVEELDKSCGGAIMALMFMFLRTNNLEAAEKLRIPSTRQLLDYVRPDFLMLRCLAYNMIMWDLVDVTPSWVERQIPFCVGDSYSLQTISQLDSDFLPYLNILGGLLLSISVRFASSGNLIAKDTLLRYFDQLMVICSKDPSNYDERNALVGARNIRDVIILGLSIIMSGTGDLEIMRRLRYMQGITDRYTNYGNYMAVNTALGFLFLGGGQHAFKTDDNFSIAALCTSIYPVYATNNYECMSECDEVLLQALRHFWALAVENRCLVVRDIADKQPIKVDVEVERNDTSKLYLDSPCLLPELSSIHKITACNAVGDGINNSGMYEHKKFFTAQFDFQKADKKQCENFLKDLTLFAYERPQYQNLRLDFDSMITLEESKETDMEKQETPASAESLDCFKTLSIFHGLNDYEKNLYFQNIEDEKTLTESSVIDLKLEVEKMLDSDSVDKFWNLKLLFNYVDVVPSKGRKERIQARSRRLSSAKLAEKRFVQTVNNKRKTILDVNMDDDVEHGSDEVDDADEELGYDDTFEGHIYSKRTLHAARNNKGQDSSLNDDMSYLNVKFIERLRNELFRKIKMGEY; the protein is encoded by the coding sequence ATGTCCGCTCGAGTTGTCTGCTATGATATGCATCTTGATCTGGGATCAATTTCCTCTCGGGTTATCGATGAGATGTTTCTGGGCAGAAATTACAAAGTTATAGTAACTGGACCGAACGAGCTACTTCTTGTTCAAGGTCCCTGCGTTATCTGTACCCATGGAACTATTATCACGAGGCGTCTCAATTTTGAAACTGATGTGGTTGATTGCTTTTATACTACTTTTAACTCAGTacaaaaaggaaatatGATGCAATCGAAGACAGCTGATTTCAACGAGCATTTGGAAAAGGCGCTTGTTGTTGTGTTCAAGGATCAGATAAGAGTGTATAGTAAAAAGGGGAGCTCAAAAGTGGTTAGTCTACCATTCCATATCAAGCGGGCGTTTGCGTACCAGAATGGTATCGTTATAAACAAGGTGCCTGAGCCGGCAGGCACTGCTCAATTATCAACTccaacatcttcatcaactttcttttctccagaGATCAATTTTCTTACAATGCTTGATCCATTGGATGATCCGGGAATGattgcatcttcttcaattacttcattctcatccaaagaagaactcaTTAGCTTTCCTGCAAAATCATCGTATTGCCTTGCCACTCTGTTTAATTCTCTTGAACACACAGTCAACGTATACCATGTGAGGTATTTGTCTACTTCTCGTGGATCCAGGAAAAAACCGGCTTCTTATCCGGGAATTAGAAAGTCCAGTACGAGAACCATATCTTCTGCAAGTGTAGGTGGCGGAAATGCCGGGAAAGCATTGACTCCTAGCACCAATAGGACTGCCGACGATGAATCAAAGCAATTTAGATCTGCCTCCACTATGTCCTATGACAGAATGGCTTCTGGAAGTGAATTTGTATTTGATGCCAATACAAGCCAACATGGTGTGAGCCCACTTGATATTCAGCGCCTACACAAGGATATCATTTTTACAAGACTGAATGcattctccttcaaagcagATAAGTTTCACCTGAAGATATTCAACGTTTCATATCAGAACGAGGAAATCCTTGTCGTATGTAACACAGTAGCTAAATCGGTGGAATTTCTTACGTATTCCAATCCAGGAAATGTGGTTAGCTTGCCTACTTACAAATCAACATACTCGATGGATGGCTGGGATGCCGTCTTATTTGGTGAAACTTCCGGACACGCAGGTTATGTGGTACTACTAAGAAACCCTTCTgaaattgttcttttcaatccCTTCATGAAGAGTATGTCACCAACAATAAATTTGTCTTCTCGTTTTCCCCCTATATGCTCTTTAGACGGCTGCTATGATTCCACAATACTGATTTATTGTGAAGATGGGAAGCACTATAAAGTTGATCTCAATGTGAAACCATTGCATAAATTGGTATGTACACTTCTGGAAGCTATTAAGTACATCGCCAATTCTTCCATCTATGAGAGCTTCTGGCTACAGTGGTGTGGCAATAAATTTCTTGATATCCCTTGTTCGGATGATTGGAAGGTATTTGTAGTGACATTACTTTCCTCAACGTCACTCCCAGAAATGATTGAAAAATCAGATTCTACTATCAATAGAAACGAGATTACTAAGCTTCTCCCTTATTCACTTATAGCTCGCACAGGAAACTCAATAACGgcttttgattctttaAAGGGAATGCCTGGAAATTACCTTTTAGACAGTTTACTTCCTGTGATAGTTCTTTCCATCCATCTGATTAGAGAGGATTTAAGACTAAACACTTTGACTGTAGATTCGAACAGTAAATTGGCCGTTTTCCTTGCCCAGCTTGCTAGTTGGATGGGTTGGTCTGAAAAATGGTGCAGAAATTACATGGTTGATCCGAGATTTATCGATCGACAGACAAGAATACAAATGGCTCAACCAATAGCTGTACCACCCAATTTGTTTCAATCTCTCAGCAGTCTATTCACCAGCACAATTGTTCCATACGTGACCTTTTCCCAGTTggttgaagaggatgagaGCATCGATGAACTTATTATTCCGAGGACCTTCTATATCCTACGtctttttgaagttcttaTCTCTCCACAGTTTAGAACCGAAGATTTGATAAGAATGATGACTGATTACGATATTACGCGGATGACTCTTGAGACATATCCAGCCGGCATCTATGcgatcttgaagaacaaaatTGCAGTTTACCAAAAGGGTATTAAATACCAGTGGAATCTCGACTCCGATGAACTACGTTTGATTGATAGAAAGGATCTATTTCAATTCGAAGACCCAGATTTTTCGAAAAACCTTCTCTCTGCGCAGATATCCGCTAGAAACTCGAAAAATAGTGGTGCCAAAGAGATGCCACAGATCTTGAAATACGTCAACGACAACGAAGTTCTTTCAGCTTGGGATGGACAGGCCGAGGCAGACAAATTCCATGTCACTCGGTTGATTTTTTCTGAGGATCGTCGGTTTTATGAGGTGACGCGGCTCCTTCAGACATCAAGAGTGCAAACAGCTGTTTTGAAATTTGCATCCTCAGTGGCCGAGAACGACAGATTGACAAAGCAACGTGCACTTGGTGCTAAAATTGCACTAAGAACATTGAGCATGccaattggaagaggcgctgttttcttttcaagtAGGAAGCCTCTAATGACGGAGAAATTTCCAATTCCTAAGATGAACTTTAATGCCCTTATTCTTCCAGATATGATTAGCGTCAGTTTGGAAAAGGATTCCGTCGATTCCTATTTATACGACTGGGGCTACTTTCACAATGGTGTTAGCGCGGGCTTAATGTGCTCTAGAGATTTTAAGGATATTAGTGGTAGCTGGATTGTGTTTAACAGACCCCAGACCCTAAATGCACAACATGCCGGATTTCTTTTGGGATTGGGCTTGAATGGCCACTTGAAAAAGTTGGAAGAATGGCATATTTATAATTATCTTGGACCAAAGCACAGCTATACAAGCATCGGACTCCTACTAGGAATGGCCGCCAGTTTGAGGGGCACCATGGATATTAAGATGACTAAAGTGCTCTCTGTGCATGTGGTCGCGCTCTTGCCACCTGGATCTACAGATTTGAACGTTCAGCTACCCGTCCAGACTGCCGGTATTATAGGCATAGGCTTGCTTTACTTGGGTTCCCAACATCGAAGAATGACTGAGATGCTCCTTTCTCAGATATCGTCTGTCTTGAACATTACCGATAAAAAACGTGTGAATGAAGGGTACAGATTGGCTTCGGGAGTATCCCTTGGCTATATAAACTTGGGTGCAGGTGAGTACTTGAAGGATAATACTGATACGCACGTTATTGATCAGCTATTTTCGTTGGCTACTCTAATTAGAGATATTGAAACGGTAGAGGAGTTGGATAAATCATGCGGTGGTGCTATTATGGCTCTAATGTTCATGTTTCTGAGAACAAATAATTTAGAGGCCGCTGAAAAGTTACGTATTCCTTCAACAAGGCAGTTACTTGATTATGTTAGACCGGACTTCTTAATGTTGAGATGTCTTGCTTACAATATGATAATGTGGGATCTTGTTGATGTCACTCCGAGCTGGGTTGAGAGACAAATCCCATTTTGTGTTGGTGACAGCTATAGTCTGCAGACTATCAGTCAATTGGATAGtgattttcttccttatcTGAATATTCTTGGGGGTCTATTATTGTCGATATCTGTTAGATTTGCCTCTTCCGGTAATTTGATTGCAAAGGACACTCTATTAAGGTATTTTGATCAATTGATGGTGATCTGTTCTAAGGATCCTAGCAACTATGACGAAAGAAATGCTTTGGTTGGTGCAAGAAATATCAGAGATGTGATTATTCTTGGTCTTTCCATTATCATGTCCGGAACAGGCGATCTTGAGATTATGAGAAGATTGCGATATATGCAAGGAATCACGGATAGATATACTAACTATGGAAACTACATGGCTGTGAACACAGCCCTtggctttctcttcttagGAGGAGGCCAACATGCTTTCAAGACCGATGACAACTTTTCTATCGCAGCCCTTTGCACCTCAATCTATCCAGTTTACGCGACAAACAATTATGAGTGTATGTCTGAATGCGATGAAGTACTCCTACAAGCGCTCCGTCACTTTTGGGCATTAGCCGTGGAGAACAGATGCCTTGTGGTGAGAGATATTGCCGACAAACAACCAATCAAGGTggatgttgaagttgaGCGCAATGATACCTCAAAGCTTTATCTAGACTCTCCTTGTTTGTTACCAGAATTAAGCTCGATACATAAAATCACGGCATGCAATGCTGTCGGTGATGGTATCAATAATAGCGGAATGTACGAGCACAAAAAGTTCTTCACAGCACAGTTTGATTTTCAGAAGGCAGATAAGAAGCAATGCGAGAACtttctgaaagatttgaCTTTGTTTGCTTACGAAAGACCTCAGTACCAAAACTTGAGACTTGATTTTGATTCAATGATAACGCTCGAGGAGTCTAAAGAAACCGACATGGAAAAGCAAGAAACTCCGGCTTCAGCTGAATCTTTAGACTGTTTCAAAACCTTGTCGATATTTCATGGACTAAATGATTACGAGAAGAACCTTTACTTCcagaatattgaagatgagaagacGTTGACAGAATCTTCTGTCATCGATTTGAAACTTGAGGTTGAGAAAATGCTTGATTCGGACTCTGTGGATAAATTCTGGAACTTAAAGTTACTATTCAATTACGTGGATGTAGTGCCGTCCAAAGGGAGAAAGGAACGAATACAGGCAAGAAGTAGGAGATTGAGTAGTGCCAAATTGGCCGAGAAGAGATTTGTACAGACAGTAAATAACAAGAGGAAGACAATACTGGATGTTAACATGGATGATGACGTCGAACATGGGAGCGACGAGGTGGATGATGCAGACGAGGAGTTGGGTTATGATGATACTTTTGAAGGGCATATATACTCCAAAAGAACTTTGCATGCGGCGAGGAATAATAAGGGTCAGGATAGCAGTTTGAATGATGATATGAGTTATCTGAATGTGAAATTCATTGAAAGACTCCGCAATGAACTTTTCCGCAAGATCAAAATGGGGGAGTACTAA
- a CDS encoding uncharacterized protein (BUSCO:EOG09343G6D), whose amino-acid sequence MWKVRLGNRLLATRANVRGLSYSTKSYSANFYYANGILNATNFANRNSGKYSIQFTPNYRLITGVSQRKTKAAVHAVEQHIERADLGFCHPVPRKESAETTSQIPFGVKPRKSAHIQGLSVVQRCLAGEKLSWKQISVPYFMLAKPHLTFLIMLSSTCSYVLAPGPTNVAAFLCLTVGTILASGAANAINMGREPLFDKQMARTATRPVVTGKITSQEAYTFAAISGTAGCAILYFGVNPSVAGLGLLNIMLYSWIYTSLKRKSILNTWIGAIVGAIPPLMGWAACSSLMDPGAWLLASMLYAWQFPHFNSLSHNLRTEYKRAGYVMTAFVNPQLNARVALRYSLLMFPICIGMSYFGVCDKYFSLDSSIFNGYLSYRSFMFWWQQHKNYSRATLAAGGPTKEAIAKASIYARKTFWGSIWQLPVVLALMMLHKQGQWDRFFHREEDEESSRKPHEFSG is encoded by the coding sequence ATGTGGAAAGTACGTCTTGGAAATAGACTACTTGCAACGCGTGCTAATGTTAGGGGCCTTTCATACAGTACTAAATCATACTCCGCAAATTTCTACTATGCGAATGGAATTCTTAATGCTACAAACTTTGCAAATCGTAACTCCGGAAAATACTCCATACAGTTCACACCAAATTATAGGTTAATCACTGGAGTATCACAGAGAAAAACTAAGGCTGCCGTGCATGCCGTCGAGCAGCATATAGAGAGAGCAGATCTCGGCTTCTGTCATCCTGTGCCGAGAAAGGAGAGCGCCGAAACCACTTCTCAAATACCCTTTGGAGTTAAGCCGAGGAAGTCAGCCCATATTCAGGGGTTGTCGGTAGTGCAGAGATGTCTGGCTGGTGAGAAGTTATCGTGGAAGCAAATCTCCGTTCCCTATTTCATGCTCGCAAAACCGCACTTGACGTTTCTAATCATGCTTTCATCTACTTGTTCTTACGTTCTAGCACCGGGTCCGACCAATGTAGCTGCATTTTTGTGCCTTACTGTAGGTACTATATTGGCTTCGGGTGCTGCAAACGCTATTAACATGGGTCGAGAGCCGTTATTTGATAAACAGATGGCGAGGACCGCTACGAGACCTGTCGTTACAGGAAAAATCACCTCACAAGAAGCATATACGTTTGCGGCAATCTCAGGAACTGCTGGTTGTGCAATCCTTTACTTCGGAGTCAATCCTTCTGTGGCGGGACTTGGACTTCTCAATATTATGCTTTATTCTTGGATTTAcacttctttgaaaagaaaatccaTTTTGAACACGTGGATAGGTGCCATCGTTGGTGCCATTCCACCGCTTATGGGTTGGGCAGCTTGCTCATCCCTTATGGATCCAGGCGCATGGCTTCTCGCTTCGATGTTGTATGCTTGGCAGTTCCCTCACTTCAACTCGTTAAGTCACAACCTCAGAACAGAATATAAACGTGCGGGATATGTTATGACGGCATTTGTCAACCCACAATTGAATGCTCGTGTAGCTCTTCGGTACTCGTTACTCATGTTTCCTATCTGCATTGGTATGAGCTACTTTGGCGTTTGTGATAAGTATTTTTCATTAgattcttctatcttcaaCGGTTATTTGTCTTATAGATCATTTATGTTTTGGTGGCAGCAGCACAAAAACTATTCTAGGGCTACATTGGCTGCTGGCGGACCAACTAAGGAGGCCATTGCTAAAGCCAGTATCTATGCCAGAAAAACCTTTTGGGGCTCCATCTGGCAATTGCCGGTTGTTCTTGCATTAATGATGTTGCATAAGCAAGGACAATGGGACAGATTTTTccatagagaagaagatgaagagagttCTCGGAAGCCACATGAATTTAGCGGCTGA
- a CDS encoding uncharacterized protein (BUSCO:EOG09343BRF~MEROPS:MER0030134), with protein sequence MSQYEHTTVSVAPLVLLSVVDHYERIIKSSSTSNNNSNKRVVGIVLGDSSDKKLIKVTNSFAIPFEEDEKDPSIWFLDHNFIDSMMEMFKKINAKEKLIGWYHSGPKLRRNDLKINEILKSFTPSPLLLIVDVNSTDKIDIPTDCYTAIEEIKEDGSSNEKTFLHLPSIIQAEEAEEIGVEHLLRDIRDQACGNLALNLTNNFKSLTSLNERMKSIVSYINRVISGKLPINNDILGKLQDIFNLFPNISGLTEGAKNSSNSTVKVSQTDVGGIESKSKQLGNAFNVRTNDDLMLVYVSGLVRSIIAFHDLIENKIENKTLNEKSTTIDEEKKESEQEKDKEDISKADTKKVDDIDEKDN encoded by the coding sequence ATGTCCCAGTACGAGCATACGACTGTATCCGTGGCACCGTTAGTGCTTCTTTCAGTGGTTGATCATTATGAGAGAATTATCAAGTCATCTTCGACGTCGAAtaacaacagcaacaagaGAGTCGTGGGAATAGTGTTAGGAGATTCATCAGACAAAAAGTTGATCAAGGTGACGAATTCATTTGCCATaccatttgaagaagatgaaaaagatcCTAGTATTTGGTTTCTAGATCATAACTTTATAGACTCgatgatggagatgttcaagaagatcaatgcTAAGGAAAAACTGATTGGATGGTATCATTCGGGACCCAAATTGAGACGGAATGATTTGAAAATTAACGAGATACTCAAGTCGTTTACGCCAAGTCCATTGCTACTCATAGTTGACGTCAATTCTACCGACAAGATCGATATACCTACCGATTGCTACACAGCTATAGAAGAGATTAAAGAGGATGGATCATCAAACGAAAAGACTTTTTTGCACCTACCTTCCATAATTCAAGCTGAGGAGGCAGAGGAGATTGGTGTGGAACACTTGTTGAGGGACATTCGTGATCAGGCGTGCGGTAATTTGGCTCTCAATCTAACCAATAACTTCAAATCCCTCACCTCCTTAAACGAAAGAATGAAAAGTATTGTCAGCTACATCAACAGGGTAATATCCGGAAAGTTGCCTATCAATAATGACATTTTGGGCAAACTTCAAGATATATTCAACTTATTTCCGAATATCTCAGGATTGACTGAAGGTGCTaagaattcttcaaatagcACTGTAAAAGTTTCGCAGACCGATGTTGGTGGTATAGAAAGCAAGAGCAAGCAGTTGGGTAATGCTTTTAATGTTAGAACTAACGACGATTTGATGCTCGTCTATGTAAGTGGTTTAGTGAGATCCATTATCGCTTTCCACGATTTGATTGAGAATAAGATCGAGAACAAAACGTTGAATGAGAAGAGTACTACAATTGAcgaggagaaaaaggaaagcGAACAGGAAAAGGATAAGGAGGATATATCTAAGGCTGACACCAAAAAggttgatgatattgatgagaAGGATAATTAG